The proteins below are encoded in one region of Telopea speciosissima isolate NSW1024214 ecotype Mountain lineage chromosome 10, Tspe_v1, whole genome shotgun sequence:
- the LOC122643778 gene encoding protein FANTASTIC FOUR 3 — protein sequence MSSVVCQGLQSCLEPWPKLTATSPYFARSPCFTWRASVSDSDSEKDLKEKNNNRNDDQQNKNNKNQLSSSSGDMGGWSFIQALTNTTYEGPKTAAAEEKDKLYIQSLVKKCSLKLSERSLEMCTENLGSETGSVISEDIIIQPLDCDREKSPTRRRELPNSSSSSSSLRQITGVSSREFPPPLTTISWSSQVQVKTHREGGRLLMKAVRVPCSQSYFQAERSDGRLRLHLSTNYSDGFDPEFDSQDTEAVDEDQEEEEEAETEGEEEEEIQLEDDRGEGREVEEEEEEYWGDQVEMGMLEGINNKNGNVLGDQVEMGNYESGRRRRSRCKEGDGHRNKLLLIQEPCCWVATS from the coding sequence ATGTCTTCAGTGGTTTGCCAAGGTCTGCAATCATGTCTTGAGCCCTGGCCCAAATTGACTGCAACTAGTCCTTATTTTGCCCGATCACCCTGTTTTACTTGGAGAGCTAGTGTCTCAGATTCTGACTCTGAGAAAGACCTGAAAGAGAAGAACAACAACAGAAATGATGATcagcaaaacaaaaacaacaagaacCAGTTGAGCTCCAGCAGTGGTGATATGGGTGGGTGGAGCTTCATCCAAGCTCTTACCAATACTACTTATGAGGGACccaaaacagcagcagcagaagagaaggataaGCTCTACATCCAATCTCTTGTGAAAAAGTGTTCATTAAAGCTTAGCGAAAGGAGCTTAGAGATGTGTACAGAGAATTTGGGATCGGAAACGGGTTCTGTAATAAGTGAAGACATCATcattcaaccattggattgtgACAGAGAGAAGTCaccaacaagaagaagagagctacccaattcatcatcatcatcatcatcactgagACAGATTACAGGGGTGAGTTCTCGGGAATTTCCACCACCCTTGACGACTATAAGCTGGTCTAGTCAGGTTCAGGTGAAGACCCACAGAGAAGGAGGACGATTATTGATGAAAGCAGTAAGAGTCCCCTGTTCTCAATCATATTTTCAAGCTGAAAGGAGTGATGGCCGTCTCAGGCTTCACTTATCAACCAATTACTCTGATGGGTTTGACCCAGAATTTGATTCCCAAGACACAGAAGCAGTAGATgaagatcaagaagaagaagaagaagcagaaactgaaggagaagaagaagaagaaatacaaTTAGAAGATGacagaggagaaggaagggaagtggaggaggaggaggaagagtaCTGGGGTGATCAAGTGGAAATGGGAATGTTGGAGGGGATCAATAATAAAAATGGGAATGTTTTAGGTGATCAAGTGGAAATGGGAAACTATGAAAGtgggagaaggaggagaagtagGTGCAAGGAAGGTGATGGGCATAGGAACAAACTGCTGCTGATTCAGGAGCCTTGTTGTTGGGTGGCTACCTCTTAA